The Candidatus Stygibacter australis genome includes a window with the following:
- a CDS encoding TraR/DksA C4-type zinc finger protein yields the protein MSEKVLSEKKLKKFEEKILNERKSSEDLIRELNDMQRNSQRESSGDLSSYSLHQADMGTDTIYAEKRVYYLNSEIEKLRKLNKALKRIYDKSYGLCQICGKHIPEKRLCAIPYARYCIDCKNEDEKRSKKRG from the coding sequence ATGTCAGAAAAAGTCTTATCGGAAAAAAAGCTCAAGAAATTTGAAGAAAAAATCCTTAATGAAAGGAAATCATCAGAAGATTTGATTAGAGAATTGAATGATATGCAAAGGAATAGTCAGCGAGAGAGTAGTGGAGACCTGTCATCCTACTCACTTCATCAGGCAGATATGGGCACAGATACAATTTATGCAGAAAAGCGTGTTTATTATTTGAACAGTGAGATAGAAAAGCTGCGTAAATTAAATAAGGCATTGAAGCGTATTTATGATAAGAGTTACGGATTATGCCAGATTTGCGGAAAGCATATTCCCGAAAAGAGATTATGCGCAATTCCTTATGCCCGTTATTGTATTGACTGCAAAAATGAAGATGAAAAGCGGAGCAAGAAACGCGGATGA
- the lspA gene encoding signal peptidase II, which yields MRKRKYFLIPLIVVILDQISKIYIRNNMYPGESWKITPKYLWITFVQNTGAAFSFTLGNIGLNRILFSAITFLAILALSFLVIKTHKKIEAVGFSLIMGGATGNLIDRIWLGKVTDFINCDFPDFIMERWPVFNVADSSIVVGVSLLVLFYLFFDKEHKEQIAEN from the coding sequence ATGAGGAAGAGAAAATATTTTCTGATACCCTTGATCGTGGTCATTCTTGATCAGATTAGCAAGATTTATATCAGAAATAATATGTATCCCGGTGAGAGCTGGAAGATCACTCCCAAATATTTATGGATAACATTTGTGCAAAATACTGGAGCAGCATTCAGCTTTACTTTGGGGAATATTGGATTAAATCGCATACTTTTTTCAGCAATAACATTTTTGGCAATTCTGGCCTTAAGCTTCCTGGTTATTAAAACCCATAAGAAGATAGAGGCGGTTGGTTTCTCCCTGATCATGGGAGGAGCAACTGGCAATTTAATTGACAGAATTTGGCTGGGTAAAGTAACTGATTTTATCAACTGTGACTTTCCAGATTTCATTATGGAAAGGTGGCCGGTATTTAATGTGGCTGACAGTTCAATAGTGGTCGGAGTAAGTTTGCTTGTTCTTTTTTATCTATTTTTTGATAAGGAACATAAAGAGCAGATAGCGGAAAATTAG
- the tsaE gene encoding tRNA (adenosine(37)-N6)-threonylcarbamoyltransferase complex ATPase subunit type 1 TsaE has protein sequence MIQLINLDSQKKTCQLAESIASQVNIGDVLALSGELGAGKTFFTQCFCKHLGVTEYVSSPSYILLNEYLGKFPIAHFDLYRLDSLDEVLETGLPDFIEQRVTIIEWYEVARDLLPENTIYLDFEITETERLVKLKTNRDLMI, from the coding sequence ATGATCCAATTGATCAATCTGGATTCGCAGAAAAAGACCTGCCAACTGGCTGAATCAATCGCCAGCCAAGTAAATATTGGTGATGTTCTGGCACTCTCAGGTGAATTAGGAGCCGGAAAAACCTTTTTTACCCAGTGCTTCTGCAAACATCTGGGAGTCACTGAGTACGTTTCCAGTCCAAGCTATATCCTTTTAAATGAATATCTGGGTAAGTTCCCCATAGCTCATTTTGATCTGTATCGCCTGGATTCTCTAGATGAAGTACTGGAAACCGGATTACCCGATTTCATCGAACAGAGAGTTACCATTATCGAATGGTATGAAGTGGCCCGTGATCTTCTACCGGAAAATACAATTTATCTTGATTTTGAAATAACTGAAACTGAACGACTGGTGAAGCTAAAAACAAACCGTGATTTAATGATATAA
- a CDS encoding bifunctional response regulator/alkaline phosphatase family protein, producing MQRIKILWVDDEIEMLKSFVIFLEDRGYQVDTVSNGSDAVSMITNQSFDLVLLDEMMPGMSGLATLKEIKRINSSIPVVMVTKSEEEGLMEGAIAGQIADYLIKPINPNQIIMAIKKIIQADDIKRDRIGRDYAQFSAQLSQKTFAEPNYAEWKDIYLDLCRWDLRLDEINEANISQTHFLEKLNCNSEFSDYISKNYRNWLGSEERPLFSFDVVPEILLPEMGKGNPVYLIVLDCMRLDQYFAFEPMLNDLFDINLQLYYSILPTATPYSRNSIFSGLLPIDIAETYPQYWYETDDMDNSRNRNEHQLLDNQLKELGYKLEESRYIKIFTADEAAFVQRKVNNWANEELVVLVYNFLDLVAHHRSKNQILKEAIPDEKALRDFTKHWFMHSNFYATLKVISEQGATVLITTDHGSIRVNRASQIIGDKETTSTVRYKQGKNLKINSKNALLIKNPAEYGLPVRNIVDNYAITRDDYYFVYPNSFHQYQKQFNGTFQHGGISMEEMILPLAVCKPKK from the coding sequence ATGCAACGAATTAAGATATTATGGGTAGATGATGAAATAGAGATGCTGAAATCTTTTGTGATCTTTCTGGAAGACCGCGGTTATCAGGTTGATACTGTATCTAATGGTTCTGATGCGGTTTCCATGATCACAAATCAATCATTTGATCTGGTGCTTCTGGATGAAATGATGCCCGGGATGAGTGGTCTGGCAACTTTGAAAGAGATCAAAAGAATAAATTCCTCAATACCAGTGGTAATGGTAACCAAAAGCGAAGAGGAAGGTCTCATGGAAGGTGCTATTGCCGGACAGATAGCTGATTATCTGATTAAACCAATCAACCCTAATCAAATAATCATGGCAATAAAAAAGATAATTCAGGCAGATGATATCAAGCGGGACAGGATAGGACGTGATTACGCGCAGTTCTCTGCCCAATTAAGCCAGAAGACATTTGCTGAACCTAATTATGCAGAATGGAAAGATATATATCTTGATCTATGCCGTTGGGATTTACGTCTTGATGAGATCAATGAAGCGAATATCTCCCAAACTCATTTCCTGGAAAAATTGAACTGCAATTCTGAATTCTCAGATTATATATCCAAAAATTATCGTAACTGGCTAGGCTCTGAGGAACGCCCATTATTTTCATTTGATGTTGTTCCTGAAATTCTCTTACCTGAAATGGGAAAAGGTAATCCTGTTTATCTCATCGTGCTTGATTGCATGAGACTTGACCAGTATTTTGCTTTTGAGCCCATGCTGAACGACCTTTTTGATATAAACCTTCAGTTATATTATTCCATTCTTCCCACAGCAACACCCTATTCCAGAAATTCCATATTCAGTGGCTTGTTACCAATTGACATTGCGGAAACCTATCCCCAATACTGGTATGAAACTGATGATATGGATAACAGCAGAAATCGCAATGAACATCAATTACTGGATAACCAGTTAAAAGAATTAGGGTACAAACTGGAAGAAAGCCGTTATATAAAAATTTTCACAGCTGATGAAGCTGCATTTGTTCAACGTAAAGTCAATAACTGGGCTAATGAAGAATTAGTAGTTCTGGTATATAATTTCCTTGATCTGGTTGCACATCACCGGTCAAAAAACCAAATCCTCAAAGAAGCAATTCCTGATGAAAAGGCATTAAGAGATTTCACAAAACACTGGTTTATGCATTCAAATTTCTATGCCACGCTCAAGGTAATTTCTGAGCAGGGTGCCACGGTTCTGATCACTACTGATCATGGTTCTATCCGAGTTAACAGAGCCTCACAGATAATAGGAGATAAAGAAACCACTTCCACAGTTCGCTATAAACAAGGTAAGAATCTTAAGATAAACTCCAAAAATGCACTCCTGATCAAGAATCCTGCTGAATATGGCTTACCAGTTCGAAATATAGTAGATAACTATGCAATCACTCGTGATGATTACTATTTTGTTTATCCAAATTCTTTCCACCAGTATCAAAAACAGTTCAATGGGACATTCCAGCATGGTGGCATTTCTATGGAAGAGATGATCCTTCCTCTGGCTGTATGTAAGCCCAAAAAATGA
- the panB gene encoding 3-methyl-2-oxobutanoate hydroxymethyltransferase: MKSIKKFLQMKKQQEPIVMITAYDYPSGKYAEAAGVDLILTGDSLGMVVLGYTDTLQVTLKDMIHHARATRRGAPDTFIIADMPHMSYHISIEKTKINAGQLFKEGSVNAVKLEGGKPSRLEAIKAITDCEIPVCAHLGLTPQSINTMGGYVVQGKEEKEYQSILQQALEIEDAGAFMLVLEGIPEKLGKEISDKLCIPTIGIGAGRYTDGQVLVYHDILGMSEFKPKFVKQYYDLKTDIVKSIEDWKTEVKERIFPSKEYIYLPLDQ; this comes from the coding sequence ATGAAAAGCATTAAAAAATTCTTACAGATGAAAAAACAGCAGGAACCAATTGTGATGATTACTGCCTATGATTATCCATCGGGGAAATATGCAGAGGCTGCTGGAGTAGATCTTATCCTGACAGGGGATAGTCTGGGCATGGTTGTTTTAGGATATACTGATACTCTGCAGGTAACTCTGAAAGATATGATCCACCATGCTCGTGCTACCAGACGCGGAGCTCCAGACACTTTTATTATTGCTGATATGCCCCACATGAGCTATCATATAAGCATTGAGAAAACCAAGATAAATGCCGGACAATTATTTAAAGAAGGCTCGGTTAATGCTGTGAAACTGGAAGGCGGAAAACCCAGTCGGCTGGAGGCAATAAAAGCCATAACTGATTGTGAGATACCTGTTTGTGCACATCTGGGGCTTACACCCCAATCAATTAATACTATGGGCGGATATGTAGTTCAAGGAAAGGAAGAAAAGGAATACCAGTCCATATTGCAACAGGCTCTGGAAATTGAGGATGCGGGAGCATTTATGCTTGTGCTGGAAGGAATCCCGGAAAAACTAGGTAAAGAGATCAGTGATAAACTTTGCATTCCTACGATTGGTATTGGTGCTGGACGCTATACCGACGGTCAGGTGCTTGTATATCATGATATACTTGGAATGAGTGAATTTAAACCAAAATTTGTGAAGCAGTATTATGATTTGAAGACTGATATCGTTAAATCAATTGAGGATTGGAAAACAGAAGTGAAAGAAAGAATTTTTCCCTCCAAAGAGTATATCTATTTACCTTTGGATCAATAA
- a CDS encoding epoxyqueuosine reductase QueH, whose amino-acid sequence MIENREKTERKKLLIHVCCAPCLIAPLKHMQQEDEFDIMGFWFNPNIHPYQENQRRLQTLQEYASSIDLKLIIKDEYELEGFLRQVAFREGDRCRICYYMRLNYVAIVAAKGGFDYFTTTLLYSKFQKHELIREIGEACAKEHGIKFFYRDFREYWKEGIEMSKKEEMYRQQYCGCIYSEKDRYLSTPKKRSSDEKH is encoded by the coding sequence ATGATAGAAAATAGAGAAAAAACGGAACGCAAAAAACTCCTGATACATGTATGTTGTGCACCCTGCCTGATAGCACCGCTTAAGCATATGCAGCAGGAGGATGAGTTTGATATCATGGGTTTCTGGTTTAATCCCAATATTCATCCATATCAGGAGAATCAACGGAGACTGCAAACTTTACAGGAATATGCCTCCAGTATTGATCTTAAGTTGATTATAAAAGATGAATATGAATTGGAAGGATTCTTGAGACAGGTAGCTTTTCGGGAGGGTGACCGATGCCGTATCTGTTATTATATGCGATTGAATTATGTAGCGATAGTAGCAGCAAAAGGCGGATTTGATTATTTTACTACTACTCTTTTATACAGTAAATTCCAGAAGCATGAATTGATCAGAGAAATCGGTGAAGCCTGTGCAAAAGAGCATGGAATAAAATTCTTTTATCGTGACTTTAGAGAATACTGGAAAGAAGGAATTGAGATGTCTAAAAAAGAAGAGATGTATCGTCAGCAATATTGCGGCTGCATATACAGTGAAAAAGATCGTTATCTTTCAACACCCAAAAAAAGGAGCAGTGATGAAAAGCATTAA
- a CDS encoding phosphoenolpyruvate carboxykinase (ATP), translating to MPYSKEQIAEELNHILGRHPRLIKNPSRKFMIKSAVDNGEAVISACGCLSTWTPPESTGRSPKDTYIVKRAASSDTIDWDSPNNVPMREETFDMILEDAYTALSRLDKLYLTDRVVGADSSFALPTRTVSDMALTVLFTDNMFRPVPENLNTCLEGFTLIALPYLKLDPKRYKGHLRVMADGTTSNMAVTMDFDRHIGIVYGSAYGGSVKKLMFTVMNYYMPAEGVLPLHCSANEGINGDSALLLGLSGTGKTTLSADPKRALLGDDEHGWSNYGIANFENGCYAKLINLRKDKEPEIHQAVFHEDHYLEHGSIVENTMMYPDGTYDLDDERLTPNSRGSYPLKYLSNIKESSCSDHPKTILFLTADANGVLPPVSRLTPEQAMLWFLMGYTSKLAGTETGIVDPVSTFSRFFGEPFMPRNPDVYAKMLGDKMEQFGTSVYLVNTGWSGGAYGEGSRMDINLTRAIVDACLEGSMESVEYEENDLFHVLIPKSCPGVDAEVLNPRNTWKNKSRYDERARKLASDFSNHFDKAYGNKDINASIAAQCPGK from the coding sequence ATGCCTTATTCAAAAGAGCAGATAGCGGAAGAGCTAAACCACATCCTTGGCAGACATCCCCGTTTAATTAAGAATCCCTCACGCAAATTCATGATCAAAAGTGCTGTAGATAATGGAGAAGCAGTAATATCAGCCTGTGGATGTCTTAGCACCTGGACTCCCCCTGAATCAACTGGAAGAAGTCCCAAAGACACTTATATCGTTAAACGGGCAGCCAGTTCAGATACTATAGACTGGGATAGTCCCAATAATGTACCAATGAGGGAAGAGACATTTGATATGATCCTGGAAGATGCTTATACAGCATTGAGCCGGCTTGACAAATTATATTTAACTGACCGTGTTGTGGGGGCTGATTCCAGTTTTGCTTTGCCAACCCGCACTGTATCTGATATGGCACTCACCGTATTATTCACTGATAACATGTTCCGTCCAGTTCCAGAGAATCTGAATACCTGTCTGGAAGGTTTCACCTTAATAGCCCTGCCCTATCTGAAGCTTGATCCTAAGCGTTATAAAGGACATCTGCGAGTAATGGCAGATGGTACTACTTCTAACATGGCAGTAACCATGGATTTTGATCGCCACATCGGTATCGTTTATGGTTCAGCCTATGGTGGCAGTGTAAAAAAACTGATGTTTACAGTGATGAATTATTATATGCCAGCCGAAGGGGTTTTACCACTGCACTGCTCAGCTAATGAAGGTATTAATGGCGATAGTGCTTTGTTGCTGGGCTTAAGCGGAACAGGCAAAACCACTCTTTCTGCTGATCCCAAAAGAGCCTTATTGGGCGATGATGAGCATGGCTGGAGTAATTATGGAATAGCTAACTTTGAAAATGGCTGCTATGCCAAGCTGATCAATCTGAGAAAAGATAAAGAACCTGAGATACATCAGGCAGTATTTCATGAAGACCATTATCTCGAACACGGTTCGATTGTGGAAAATACCATGATGTATCCTGATGGCACCTATGATCTGGATGATGAACGCTTAACGCCGAATTCCAGAGGTTCATATCCCTTGAAATATTTGAGTAATATCAAAGAATCATCATGTAGTGATCATCCCAAAACAATACTCTTTTTGACTGCTGATGCCAATGGTGTGCTACCTCCGGTATCACGACTCACTCCTGAGCAGGCTATGTTGTGGTTTTTGATGGGATATACTTCAAAACTGGCGGGTACCGAAACAGGGATAGTTGACCCTGTATCAACCTTCTCAAGATTCTTTGGAGAACCCTTTATGCCACGTAATCCGGATGTCTATGCAAAAATGCTGGGTGACAAGATGGAACAGTTTGGCACTAGTGTATATCTTGTTAATACCGGCTGGAGTGGTGGAGCTTATGGTGAAGGCTCGCGCATGGATATTAATCTCACCAGAGCTATCGTGGACGCTTGCCTGGAAGGATCGATGGAGAGTGTGGAATATGAAGAGAATGATCTTTTCCATGTATTGATCCCCAAGAGTTGTCCTGGGGTTGATGCGGAAGTTTTAAATCCCCGCAATACCTGGAAGAACAAATCACGATATGATGAACGCGCTCGAAAGCTGGCATCAGATTTTTCCAATCACTTCGATAAAGCATATGGTAATAAGGATATAAATGCCAGTATAGCTGCACAATGTCCCGGAAAATAG
- a CDS encoding co-chaperone GroES, protein MKLKPLDDRLVIEPMVGTEQNVGGIIIPDTAKEKPNIGSVIAVGNDEELQELVKVGDKVLYSKYGGTEVDVEDKKYLIISRSDVLALVE, encoded by the coding sequence ATGAAATTAAAACCACTTGATGATCGGTTAGTAATCGAACCTATGGTTGGAACTGAACAGAATGTTGGTGGGATTATTATCCCTGATACTGCAAAAGAAAAGCCAAATATCGGTAGCGTGATTGCAGTAGGAAATGACGAAGAATTGCAGGAATTGGTAAAAGTTGGAGATAAAGTGCTCTATAGTAAATATGGCGGAACAGAAGTAGATGTGGAAGATAAAAAATATCTCATCATCTCTCGCAGTGATGTCCTGGCGCTGGTAGAGTAG
- the trxA gene encoding thioredoxin: MPYIELTGDNFQKEVLESTKPVLVDFWAPWCGPCRALAPTLEELAEKHSDKVTVGKLNVDENPELATKYHVMSIPTLLLFKDGQIDKQHIGLISTDKLIAKFSL; encoded by the coding sequence ATGCCTTACATCGAATTGACTGGAGATAATTTCCAGAAAGAGGTATTAGAATCTACTAAGCCGGTGCTGGTAGATTTCTGGGCACCATGGTGTGGTCCCTGCAGAGCTTTGGCACCCACATTAGAAGAGCTTGCAGAAAAGCATAGCGATAAAGTAACGGTCGGTAAATTGAATGTTGATGAAAATCCTGAATTGGCAACAAAGTACCATGTGATGTCAATACCAACTCTGTTATTATTCAAAGATGGTCAGATTGATAAACAGCATATAGGGTTGATTTCTACCGATAAGCTTATTGCTAAATTCTCTTTGTGA
- a CDS encoding LruC domain-containing protein, with amino-acid sequence MKKLILILLVMLVGAFLFAGLKVQPVMECVEENGDGTWTAHFGYLNENSNVLSIGIGAHNKFVGTPNEDMGQFTIFQPGRHEFQFSVTFNDGDNFVWTLSGPRGHGSVNANSSSTACPRGDDSDGDGVTDEYDEYPDDIDRAYNNWYPAEGEDGWGTLAFEDYWPYQGDYDFNDLIIDYRFNLVTNGSNLVIDVNGNFRLRAIGASFSNGFGIEFPFNADSVEVVESQPASLNPVLESSNTNLVVLYFDSSMAYMSPVGDEFYVNTKLDESWVEPYEFSMAITLYPTQNINYLTWLAPFNPFIFINGERGKEVHLAGFPPTESANRSYFGIGDDDSNLSTERYYKTVANLPWGLNLPTTWVYPIERISITEAYLNMATWATSGGEEHTDWYENTSGNTAESNLYIEP; translated from the coding sequence ATGAAAAAGCTAATATTGATTTTACTGGTGATGCTTGTAGGAGCATTTTTATTCGCGGGGCTAAAAGTGCAGCCTGTGATGGAATGCGTGGAAGAAAATGGAGATGGAACCTGGACAGCCCATTTTGGCTATCTGAATGAAAACAGCAATGTATTATCTATTGGTATAGGAGCCCATAATAAATTTGTAGGTACTCCTAATGAAGACATGGGTCAGTTCACTATTTTTCAACCTGGACGCCATGAATTCCAATTTTCTGTGACATTTAATGATGGTGATAATTTTGTATGGACATTAAGCGGACCACGAGGTCATGGCTCCGTGAATGCCAATAGCTCATCCACTGCCTGCCCTCGAGGAGATGATTCTGATGGAGATGGCGTAACTGACGAATACGATGAATATCCAGATGATATAGACAGAGCCTATAATAACTGGTATCCAGCTGAAGGTGAAGATGGGTGGGGCACCCTGGCATTTGAAGATTACTGGCCCTACCAGGGTGATTATGATTTTAATGATCTGATCATAGATTATCGTTTTAATCTGGTCACTAATGGATCTAACCTGGTAATAGACGTAAATGGTAATTTCAGATTACGTGCTATAGGAGCCAGCTTCAGTAATGGTTTTGGGATAGAATTCCCCTTCAATGCTGATAGCGTGGAAGTAGTGGAATCCCAGCCGGCGAGTTTGAATCCAGTACTGGAATCCAGCAACACAAATCTAGTAGTCCTGTATTTTGATAGTTCGATGGCTTATATGAGCCCTGTTGGTGATGAATTTTATGTAAATACCAAGTTGGATGAGAGCTGGGTCGAGCCCTACGAATTCAGTATGGCTATCACATTGTATCCCACTCAGAATATCAACTATCTAACCTGGCTGGCACCATTTAATCCTTTTATATTTATCAATGGTGAGCGGGGCAAGGAAGTTCATCTGGCAGGATTTCCACCCACTGAATCAGCTAACCGCAGCTATTTTGGTATTGGAGATGATGACAGTAATCTATCTACAGAGCGTTATTATAAGACAGTTGCTAATCTTCCCTGGGGATTGAATCTTCCTACCACCTGGGTATATCCCATTGAGCGTATTTCCATTACGGAAGCTTATTTAAATATGGCAACCTGGGCAACAAGTGGCGGGGAAGAACATACTGACTGGTATGAAAATACCAGTGGTAATACTGCAGAATCGAATTTGTATATTGAACCGTAA
- a CDS encoding LruC domain-containing protein — MKKITLILLVLVVSLSLFAGLKVRPIMECVENNGDGTYTAKFGYLNENPNVLTINIGVHNTFVGAPSEDMGQPTIFQSGRYTDVFTADFVEGDNFVWTLGGPNGHGSVNSNSGSTACPRGDDSDLDGVTDEYDEYPDDPFRAYNNWYPAEGANEWGTLAYEDYWPLQGDYDFNDLIVDYRFNLVTDGSNLVVDVDGYFRMRAIGASFSNGFGIEFPFHADSLEVLEVLPAELTPVQEVSGTNLVLLFFDSSMDYMSPVGDELFVNTELTESFVSYFEFSMAMTLNPTQNINNLVWYAPFNPFIFIDGERGKEVHLAGFPPTESADRSYFGTGDDDSNLAQERYYKTASNLPWGLNLPTPWIYPIERASITEAYLFMADWAESSGTIHTDWYESTAGNIDSTKLYYQR; from the coding sequence ATGAAAAAAATAACATTAATATTATTAGTCCTTGTAGTCAGTCTCAGCTTATTTGCCGGACTCAAAGTGCGCCCGATAATGGAATGCGTAGAAAATAATGGTGATGGTACATACACAGCCAAGTTTGGATATTTGAATGAAAATCCTAATGTGCTTACGATAAACATAGGCGTACACAATACATTTGTGGGAGCACCATCCGAAGATATGGGTCAGCCAACAATATTCCAGTCTGGGAGATATACAGATGTGTTTACAGCAGATTTTGTGGAAGGTGATAACTTCGTCTGGACTTTAGGTGGACCTAATGGACATGGCTCAGTGAACTCCAATAGTGGTTCCACTGCCTGCCCGAGAGGGGATGATAGTGATCTGGATGGTGTAACTGATGAATATGATGAATATCCTGATGACCCGTTTAGAGCTTATAATAACTGGTATCCAGCAGAAGGTGCGAATGAATGGGGTACTTTGGCTTATGAAGATTACTGGCCCCTTCAGGGAGATTATGATTTCAATGATTTGATAGTTGATTATCGGTTTAATCTGGTAACTGATGGATCTAATCTGGTAGTAGATGTAGATGGATATTTTAGAATGCGAGCTATCGGAGCCAGCTTTAGTAATGGATTTGGGATAGAATTTCCCTTCCATGCCGACAGTTTAGAAGTATTAGAAGTACTACCCGCTGAATTGACTCCGGTTCAGGAAGTTAGTGGTACAAATCTGGTGTTACTTTTCTTTGATAGTTCAATGGATTATATGAGTCCTGTTGGTGATGAGCTGTTCGTAAATACAGAACTTACGGAAAGTTTTGTGAGTTACTTTGAATTCAGTATGGCAATGACTTTGAATCCCACGCAAAATATCAATAATCTGGTGTGGTATGCTCCCTTTAATCCCTTTATCTTTATAGACGGCGAACGAGGTAAGGAAGTACATCTGGCAGGATTCCCTCCCACAGAATCTGCTGACCGCAGTTATTTCGGTACAGGAGATGACGATAGTAATCTGGCACAGGAAAGATATTATAAAACAGCCAGTAATCTGCCCTGGGGCTTGAATTTACCAACCCCCTGGATATATCCCATCGAAAGAGCATCAATTACTGAGGCATATTTATTCATGGCAGACTGGGCTGAAAGCAGTGGAACCATACACACTGACTGGTATGAAAGTACAGCAGGTAATATAGACTCGACAAAACTGTATTATCAACGGTAA
- a CDS encoding class I SAM-dependent methyltransferase — translation MDYRKLIASLKSVIAPELERELRLGKELSISRLQRLRSEYSDLPINELLDHYELQQRANRKFSRANEMVFTANGVEQSSSEIMGKYHNRRAGKVTSLADLCCGIGGDLQYLAENRQKVYAVDLDSDSLICAEYNCRLHENINYLQERAEDFGEKVELIFCDPDRRPQGNRKYNVEDMSPDLGQVLDLFFEKKICQGMLIKLSPVINYRKVEKEYFSNWSKYATRWYSWEFISENGVLKEILLCVGSQAERIKRKAVILPSGVELSGSGTEQIETKGWQSYIFEPDKAIIRAGLVQKLGAELGYQLLDEHLALLTGEQEVSEEYGRLFKLMEVMPYNIKKMQKYLREHEVGELILKTRGFPDPVEKIHRKFKLKGNKKMIMLIVRLGEGHHVAVLKRNKI, via the coding sequence ATGGATTACAGGAAATTAATAGCGAGTTTAAAATCAGTAATAGCACCTGAACTGGAGCGTGAGTTACGCTTAGGAAAGGAGCTTTCGATCAGCAGATTGCAAAGATTGAGATCAGAGTATTCCGATCTGCCGATCAATGAATTACTGGATCATTATGAATTGCAGCAAAGAGCGAATCGTAAATTTTCCAGAGCTAATGAAATGGTATTTACAGCAAATGGGGTAGAGCAAAGTTCTTCTGAGATAATGGGAAAGTATCATAACCGCAGAGCAGGAAAGGTTACTTCACTGGCGGATCTCTGTTGCGGGATAGGTGGAGATTTGCAGTATCTGGCAGAGAACCGGCAGAAAGTATATGCCGTGGATCTGGATAGTGATAGTTTAATATGTGCTGAGTATAATTGCCGGCTACATGAAAATATCAACTACCTTCAGGAGAGAGCGGAAGATTTTGGAGAAAAGGTAGAATTGATATTTTGTGATCCAGACCGACGACCGCAGGGCAATCGCAAATATAATGTGGAAGATATGTCACCTGATCTGGGTCAGGTATTAGATCTGTTTTTTGAGAAGAAAATTTGCCAGGGCATGTTGATCAAGCTATCGCCAGTGATAAATTACCGGAAAGTGGAGAAAGAATACTTCAGCAACTGGAGCAAATATGCCACACGGTGGTACTCCTGGGAATTTATCTCAGAAAATGGAGTGTTGAAAGAGATTTTACTGTGTGTGGGCAGTCAGGCGGAGCGGATCAAGCGGAAAGCAGTAATATTACCTTCTGGAGTGGAACTATCCGGAAGCGGAACGGAGCAAATAGAGACAAAGGGCTGGCAGAGCTATATATTTGAGCCTGATAAGGCGATAATCCGGGCAGGACTTGTTCAAAAACTGGGAGCAGAACTTGGCTATCAGTTATTAGATGAACATCTGGCTTTACTTACCGGAGAGCAGGAAGTATCAGAAGAATATGGCAGACTATTCAAACTTATGGAAGTGATGCCATATAATATAAAAAAGATGCAGAAATATCTAAGGGAGCATGAAGTTGGAGAGCTGATTTTGAAAACGCGGGGCTTTCCTGACCCAGTGGAGAAGATACACAGGAAGTTTAAATTGAAGGGAAATAAAAAAATGATAATGCTGATAGTGAGGCTTGGAGAAGGGCATCATGTAGCAGTGCTGAAAAGGAATAAGATTTAG
- a CDS encoding cold shock domain-containing protein, producing MKGTVKWFDDSKGYGFVLGEDKNEYFVHWKSIVTLSDNARRFLVADEEVEFELMETDKGVQAINIVRLHPMSG from the coding sequence ATGAAAGGAACTGTAAAGTGGTTTGATGATTCTAAGGGATATGGCTTTGTTTTAGGTGAAGACAAAAATGAATATTTTGTTCACTGGAAATCAATAGTAACGCTTAGTGACAATGCGCGAAGATTCTTAGTCGCCGATGAAGAAGTAGAATTTGAATTAATGGAAACAGATAAAGGGGTGCAGGCGATAAATATCGTTCGACTACATCCGATGTCAGGCTAA